The region GgacttttccagtttttagcactgaaagtcccatATTCTCGGAAACCACTTGGTGCTGGGCAAACTGGGACAGTTGTTCAACCTATTTAAAACACACCCCAACTACCCTACTTCCTTTACAGATGGAAGACTGGGCCCTGAAGACTAAAACTTGTATTTGATGCTGCCCCCTAGTTGTTGAGCATAATATAAGATCACTGCAAAGATCAGTTTTACATTACATAAGTAGTTTTCTTAGCAAAAAATAGCAAGCAAGCCACAGATGGTTAGAGGCAGAGTTAGAATATTCCCCTAAACATTTAGATTTAAATGTAGAACTGGGATggacatatacaaacacaatgagtgagatgtgcaacatttgggggatagtcacgcttgaagctcagactcgagggggagagggggcacgggcaatatatgtaaccttaacattcgtacccccataatatgctgaaataaaaattaaataaataaatgtagaactgTTGTAACCCCGCTATGTTTTACTATTCATTGGTATTTGCCAGCaaatagccaggcatgctggtgcatgcctgtagtcccagctactgaggaggttgaggcagaaggatcacttgagcccaggagtttgaggttgctgtgagctaggctgacaccatggcactctagcccaggcaaccaactgagactctgtctcaaaaaaaaaaaaaaaagaaacatttgtgaaACTCATGTAGTTGGCAGTACATAGCACCTTTACTACTGACAGTTATCTAGAAATCAGGACTCAGGCTGCCCCTCTACTGAGGGGCTCTACTGGCCCCTCAGGGAAACCTTCTCCTCATCAAGGTCAGTCTCAGCCAGCAGTCAGGCTCAGGGCTCAGGAAGGCCTGAGCAGCCAGCTGAGGAATTCAGCTGGTCTCTCTTAAGCAGAAGCAATTATCACTCATCTGAGGTGGCTCCTGGGCTGGCACTAAGCAGGGGCACAATCCAAATGTTCAGCTCAGTGGCCTTGGGCAATGGGAGTTCACTGGTGTCCAGGCCAGAGTTCTGTGCTGGCGACTATTAAAGCTAGAACTGCAATGTAAACCTCAGctattttctgctttctatttgtGGTTGTGTTTACGCACACCAGAGTACACCCACCCTAGTCAGGGCTGCTAAATCTGTTCAGAAGGCTTCCTGAAGattcagagaaagagaagcaTGCATCCCTGCCTCTTCTGCATCAGTCTTTAAGAGTTATAGAAAGAGAAATCACCTAAATCTTCCAGAAAGTCTAATTCTGCTAGAGCTACAAAAGACCCTCAAATAGGCTTAACAGAAATATTAGATTAAGTTCTTCAATTCTATTCAAAGTGAAGTTGGAAAAAGACTACTCATATTAATAAATACCTGTGGCTACACTGAAAAAGGGTTAACTGCTCAGCTGGGCTAGAAAATCAACACAAGTGATCActggtttctattttattctatgtaaaatcTTGTAGTCCTGTTTCAGTACTTGGCTTTAAGTTTccatttcatgtatttttgatgagatttaaaaaatatgtctaatCTATACCATAAAATATTATTCGGTGGCTACCGAAAAAGAGCCATCTATAACTATATATACCTATCTATCATCTTAATAATACAGAAATATCTTTAAGACATACTGTTAAGGGAAGTAGATCAATAAGAAGTATTTTTCAGGGAAGCAAGTCACAGAACAACATGTATAAAATGATCTTATTCCTATTAAAACTACATGTATTTCTGCATCTGCATGGAAACCTTTCCAGAAGAATATCTGTTAAACAGCTCACAGTGTTACCTTACCTCTGGTGGTGGGATTAGAGAACTTCACTTTTGAAGTTGCTTTTCAGTATTGATTATTTTCCAGTgtgcatgtattaataaaaataaggaagCCAAATAAATACACGTAAACAGCCAGACCTGTCATGACTTAAGCCATTAGACTACTGCTCAGAAACCAAGGACTACATTCATTAATCTCAGCTGAGTGCTCAGTGTTTATTATGGGATAAAGTGTCTCAGAACTCGATTTTTAAAACGATAATTTAATGCTGTGCATACCCAACGCCTTAGGAGGCAAAACCTATATTTACACTTTTTTGGTGGTGGCTCTTagccaaaatatttacttttaccaAAAGATgttataaattgattttaaaaacatcttctgagtcacttttatttttaaatcttcaagcTGTGTTTAGCAGTTCTAATCCAGATATATTCAgagtgggagggaaaaaaaactgaTTAGGCTTTAAATACTTGAGAAATAACACAAACTTCAGCAATAAATGAAGcagttaaaataaatctttaaaatactgGTTCTCCCTTGGAAAGAGTGACTTACAGGTACAAACCATTAGTTGTAAGTACAtgtattcttcaaaaatttatttatagaaacagacATATTCAAATGTAACACCAgacaaaatcaaagagaaaaagttgGAATTCAAATGACACCAGGGAATCTCACTTGtactttacatttctttgaataGAATTAGCACCATTAGTTCAGAAATCAcagatttaattataattgtttctaatatataaaacaccctataaagatattttaactaTCTAGTAACAAAGTTCTtccaaaaacatatttaaaaatcaatcagaaTTTACCATTTGAAACTGACGAAAATGGTCTAAAAATTGATCCAATTTTACGGCTTGTCAAAGGGAATGAGCCATAATTAGTTTTATTGGAAGAAAGTGCCTGAATTCATTTTCTGGCCTCCTTCTAACTACCAAGCAGGTACAGTAAATTGAATATTACTATAGGAATAAGAACACATCTAAAACTggtcttagaaaatattttcctagactataaaaatactaaatggaatacaaaaatttcagcatataCAGCAAATAGACTACAgcagacaaattttaaaacatacttaaaaCTATCTTTTACCACAATCATCATGAACATCAAGTATTCTTCTAATAATTTTCCTATGATTCATTGTGATTCAATGTTTATTTCCCCTCACAAGTTTTGTAATAGTGTCAGAACAGACCAAATTCTGTGTTTCTAGCAGAAGTTACTGGAGAAACCATTAAATAATTCTTTGTATTCAACtggttctcaaagtgctggaagtGCAGTTGTAGTGGAGCCTATTTTTTAGATCAGGGGAcagcaaactacagcctgggGGCCAAATCTGGCCCCCACTTGTTTTGTTTGGCCTGTGAACATAGCCACACCTGTTCATTTATGCATTGTCTGCGATTGCTTTCATGTTGTAAGagcaaagttgagtagttgtgacagactATGTGACAAATGTGGCCTTTTGGTCCACACAGTTCAGATaattactatctggccttttacagaaaaagtttgtcaaccTCTGTTTTAGATAAAtcactttaagaaatttttaactgAATAAGGACAAGGTAAAATTGTCCAAGATTAAGAACATCTTGGCTGAGGTTTGCTGGTTCCATTATACAGTACCATGGCAGGTCAAAAGAATACAAAGTTGGATTGGCAACTTTGGGTACTGAAGTATTATTATTCTGGCATTGTACGCAAAGTCTGGCTATGATAAAGTACCTTATTTTCTCTGAACTGGCCATTTTGTACCAAGCAAATCACATACCAGATTATAGCAACATTCTTACTGTTCAGCCCAAACCACCCATGTGGCTCCCAACACAATTTTTagcctctaaaaataaaaaatttagcaatGGATAGAACTAGAAGTGGATCTTTCCTAGCCCTCTGTATTGGCATAGATTCTACAGTGCTGTACCACATACCCTTTTAGAATCCTTCCCTGTGACATGCATCATAATAATTTGTACTACTGCTGCCCAGGGCCAAAAACATGTCCCTTTTGACAAAGCGGACTAAGTTTTCAAGGGGGCACATGGGCTTGGGAGAATGCTTGTGGTGGTCCTGGCAGAAAGAGGTGTGGAATGTGACGTCAACACCATTGTAAAGAATCCGCACAGAATGTTCGCTGGGCTTTTCTCTGTCTTGCCAAAGCTCAAAGATCAGCCTGGCCGCAAACCTTGGGAACCTGGCTTCTGAAAGGCCCAAGGCACTGAGAACTGGTGACAGAGTGACATCGTGAGCAGAGTAGAGGGCAAAGATCTCTTCTTTCCTGCCCTCGGCAGCTCGCTGCAACCGGTTGACGGTTTGATTCAGGATGGGGTGGGCACCTAGGAGTGAATACCCGAGGTACAGTTTCTTTTCCCGCCTCTCTCTTTCATCCTCAATCTGATGCGTCTTGATCACCTTGAAGTGCTCCATGCCGATACAGCCGTTTCTGGTGCAGGGGAAGCTGACGTTGTGGCAGAAGTGGCAGAGCATGGAGTCCACGGGGTTGGCAGCTCGGAGCTGCTTGGTGGGGACGTCCACGATCTTGGCCATCTCCCCGTAGGTCCTCTCCAGCTGGCTGTTTTTCAAACGTAAGAGGTACTGACGACGCTGCTCCTTTTCCAGATACTGATTTCTCACTGGGCAGTAGCAGTTTCCAGAACAGAACAGAGCACTTGGCT is a window of Microcebus murinus isolate Inina chromosome 1, M.murinus_Inina_mat1.0, whole genome shotgun sequence DNA encoding:
- the PXYLP1 gene encoding 2-phosphoxylose phosphatase 1; protein product: MLFRNRFLLLLALAALLAFLSLSLQFFHLIPVSTAKDGVSSKSRKRIMPDPVTEPPVTDPVYEALLYCNIPSVAERSMEGHAPHHFKLVSVNVFIRHGDRYPLYVIPKTKRPEIDCTLVANRKPYHPKLEAFVSHMSKGSGASFESPLNSLPLYPNHPLCEMGELTQTGVVQHLQNGQLLRDIYLKKHKLLPSDWSTDQLYLETTGKSRTLQSGLALLYGFLPEFDWKKIYFRHQPSALFCSGNCYCPVRNQYLEKEQRRQYLLRLKNSQLERTYGEMAKIVDVPTKQLRAANPVDSMLCHFCHNVSFPCTRNGCIGMEHFKVIKTHQIEDERERREKKLYLGYSLLGAHPILNQTVNRLQRAAEGRKEEIFALYSAHDVTLSPVLSALGLSEARFPRFAARLIFELWQDREKPSEHSVRILYNGVDVTFHTSFCQDHHKHSPKPMCPLENLVRFVKRDMFLALGSSSTNYYDACHREGF